One Desulfovibrio fairfieldensis genomic window carries:
- a CDS encoding energy-coupling factor ABC transporter ATP-binding protein, translating into MSDISLSDACESAIFSLEQVHFAYAREGKARTVLSDVNFSLFPTQKIGLYGPNGSGKTTFFRCITGLARPQQGLIRFHGHILSSEKDFRELRCKVGFVLQHAEDQLFFPTVLEDVAFGPLNLGLTPDEARQRALETLENLGLAGFEQRLTHRLSGGEKKLISLATVLAMRPEALLLDEPTNGLDNDARQRIIDILRGLSTARITISHDWDFLAQTSTEYLTILDGRLTPCAPSFAHAHMHAHPLGNEPHEH; encoded by the coding sequence ATGTCTGACATTTCTCTTTCCGACGCTTGCGAATCCGCCATCTTCAGCCTGGAACAGGTGCACTTCGCCTACGCCCGTGAGGGCAAAGCCCGCACGGTGCTGAGCGATGTGAATTTCTCCCTTTTCCCCACGCAAAAAATCGGCCTCTACGGCCCCAACGGCAGCGGCAAAACCACTTTTTTCCGCTGCATCACCGGACTGGCCCGGCCGCAGCAAGGGCTGATCCGTTTCCACGGGCACATCCTGAGTTCTGAAAAAGACTTCCGCGAGCTGCGCTGCAAAGTGGGTTTTGTGCTCCAGCACGCCGAGGACCAGCTTTTTTTCCCCACCGTGCTGGAAGACGTGGCCTTCGGCCCGCTCAACCTGGGGCTCACGCCCGACGAGGCGCGCCAACGGGCCTTGGAAACTCTGGAGAATCTGGGGCTCGCGGGTTTTGAGCAGCGCCTCACCCACCGTTTGTCCGGCGGCGAAAAAAAACTGATCTCCCTGGCCACGGTGCTGGCCATGCGGCCCGAGGCCCTGCTGCTGGACGAACCCACCAACGGCCTGGACAACGACGCGCGCCAACGGATCATCGACATCTTGCGCGGCCTTTCCACGGCCCGGATCACCATTTCCCACGACTGGGACTTTCTGGCCCAGACCTCCACGGAATATCTGACCATTCTGGACGGACGCCTCACCCCCTGCGCCCCTTCCTTCGCCCACGCCCATATGCACGCGCATCCGCTGGGCAACGAACCCCACGAGCATTAG
- the der gene encoding ribosome biogenesis GTPase Der — protein MSDSLPYIVLVGRPNVGKSTLFNRLIRSNRAITHDRPGVTRDRMEGVVRRKDLPSFGIVDTGGITLDAHAAVTEGPEGIRGFERDILTQAEAALAGAAAVAFVVDGRDGLLPLDEHLAAHIRRMGLPTLCVVNKVDGEEREDLQMAEFHSLGFPLLPVSAEHGYNINALCEDLAALLPEGAVEPPAPPALRLAMLGRPNAGKSSLINALAGEERMIVSDMAGTTRDSVDVRFRRDGQDYVFVDTAGVRRRTRITDSVEKYSVNAAIKSSTKADVTLLTLDATEGVSQQDKRLMDMLDTRKTPFMVLINKCDLIPPAALAALKKNITETLAFCGHVPILAVSARTGTGLKKILPLARKIHEECQVRISTGRLNRAMEEVLTRHQPPVVKRVRAKFFYLTQAETAPPTFVFFVSDAERVPESYTRYLERALRKLFGISHAPMRIHLRSSHKKKS, from the coding sequence GTGTCCGATTCTCTTCCCTACATCGTCCTGGTGGGTCGCCCCAATGTGGGCAAATCCACCCTGTTCAACCGTCTGATCCGCAGCAACCGGGCCATCACCCATGACAGGCCCGGCGTCACGCGCGACCGCATGGAAGGCGTGGTGCGCCGCAAGGACCTGCCCTCCTTCGGCATTGTGGATACCGGCGGCATCACCCTGGACGCGCACGCCGCCGTGACCGAAGGCCCCGAAGGCATCCGCGGCTTTGAGCGGGACATTCTGACCCAGGCCGAGGCCGCGCTGGCCGGGGCCGCCGCCGTGGCTTTCGTGGTGGACGGGCGCGACGGCCTTCTGCCCCTGGACGAACATCTGGCCGCGCATATCCGGCGCATGGGCCTGCCCACGCTCTGCGTGGTCAACAAGGTGGACGGCGAGGAGCGCGAGGACCTGCAGATGGCTGAATTCCACAGCCTGGGCTTTCCCCTGCTGCCCGTTTCCGCCGAGCACGGTTACAACATCAACGCCCTGTGCGAGGATCTGGCCGCCCTGCTGCCCGAAGGCGCTGTCGAGCCCCCGGCGCCCCCGGCTCTGCGCCTGGCCATGCTGGGACGGCCCAACGCGGGCAAGTCCTCCCTGATCAACGCTCTGGCCGGAGAAGAACGGATGATCGTCTCCGACATGGCCGGCACCACACGCGACAGCGTGGACGTGCGCTTCAGGCGCGACGGGCAGGACTACGTCTTTGTGGACACCGCCGGAGTACGCCGCCGCACCAGAATCACGGACAGCGTGGAAAAATATTCGGTCAACGCGGCCATCAAATCCAGCACCAAGGCCGACGTGACCCTGCTCACCCTGGACGCCACCGAAGGCGTCAGCCAGCAGGACAAACGGCTCATGGACATGCTGGACACACGCAAGACTCCCTTCATGGTTCTGATCAACAAATGTGACCTGATACCGCCCGCCGCCCTGGCCGCCCTCAAAAAAAACATAACCGAAACCCTGGCCTTTTGCGGGCATGTGCCCATCCTGGCGGTTTCGGCCCGGACCGGCACGGGCCTCAAAAAGATCCTGCCCCTGGCCCGGAAGATTCATGAGGAATGCCAGGTGCGCATCTCCACGGGCCGGCTCAACCGGGCCATGGAAGAGGTGCTCACCCGCCATCAGCCGCCGGTGGTCAAACGGGTACGTGCCAAGTTCTTCTACCTTACCCAGGCCGAAACCGCGCCGCCGACCTTCGTCTTTTTCGTCAGCGACGCCGAGCGCGTGCCCGAAAGCTATACCCGCTACCTGGAACGCGCTTTGCGCAAACTCTTCGGCATCAGCCACGCGCCCATGCGCATCCATCTGCGCTCCAGCCACAAGAAAAAGAGTTGA
- a CDS encoding ABC transporter ATP-binding protein, whose amino-acid sequence MLELRNVDTYYGNIQALRDVSLRVNDGEIVTLIGANGAGKSTTLMTVCGINRPRQGEILWNGMPIHELPPHEIVSMGISQVPEGRLIFPDLSVRENLDLGAFLRRDSQGVKDDMDYVFSLFPILAERRRQAGGTLSGGEQQMLAISRALMGRPKLLLLDEPSLGLAPIIIQQIFAIIRKVNADGTTVFLVEQNANQALRVAHRGYVMENGRVVMEDTAANLLQSDEVRSAYLGV is encoded by the coding sequence ATGCTTGAACTCCGCAATGTGGACACCTATTACGGCAACATTCAGGCCCTGCGCGACGTTTCCCTGCGCGTGAACGACGGCGAGATCGTCACCCTGATCGGCGCCAACGGCGCGGGCAAATCCACGACCCTGATGACCGTCTGCGGCATCAACAGGCCGCGCCAGGGTGAAATTCTCTGGAACGGCATGCCCATCCACGAGCTGCCGCCGCATGAAATCGTCTCCATGGGCATTTCCCAAGTGCCGGAAGGCCGCCTGATCTTCCCGGACCTCAGCGTGCGCGAAAATCTGGATCTCGGCGCGTTTCTGCGCCGGGACAGCCAGGGCGTCAAAGATGACATGGACTACGTGTTCAGCCTCTTCCCCATTCTGGCCGAACGCCGTCGCCAAGCCGGGGGCACCCTGTCCGGCGGCGAGCAGCAGATGCTGGCTATCAGCCGCGCGCTCATGGGCCGGCCCAAGCTGCTCCTGCTGGACGAGCCCTCCCTGGGTCTCGCGCCCATCATCATCCAGCAGATTTTTGCCATCATCCGCAAAGTCAATGCGGACGGCACCACGGTCTTTCTGGTGGAACAGAACGCCAATCAGGCCCTGCGCGTCGCCCACCGCGGCTATGTGATGGAAAACGGCCGCGTCGTCATGGAAGATACGGCCGCCAATCTTCTGCAAAGCGATGAAGTGCGTAGCGCCTATCTCGGCGTATAA
- a CDS encoding RluA family pseudouridine synthase, giving the protein MVGQAESGQKILQFLQRRLNLPPTLLHRWIRTGQVRLNGGRCKPFVRVKTGDVVRLPPFALKMAAQSGAAPVRTTDTVPEPPARPPSLEASAPLPPVVGAEGPVWALFKPAGLPTHPGTGHSDSLATRLADHYAQAAFKPTPAHRLDKDTSGILLVAATFSALRELQEAIRQRSLIKEYVVWVRGRWPWPEARLLRHQLRKGLERGFEKMRAVLTAAGEERALEALCLARPLRIRENESLLLIRLFTGRTHQIRVQLASLGHPVLGDVKYGPPEQRVGAGPMYLHALRVILPGGRIFACLPDWDAEHAVGVLPEVMPVPAEHQGQINVEN; this is encoded by the coding sequence ATGGTGGGCCAAGCGGAAAGCGGGCAGAAAATACTTCAGTTCCTGCAACGGCGGCTCAATCTGCCGCCGACCCTGCTGCACCGCTGGATCCGCACCGGCCAAGTGCGCCTCAACGGCGGCCGCTGCAAACCCTTTGTGCGCGTAAAGACCGGCGATGTGGTCCGCCTGCCGCCCTTTGCCCTGAAAATGGCGGCCCAGAGCGGAGCCGCGCCGGTCAGGACGACGGACACGGTCCCCGAGCCTCCGGCGCGCCCCCCGTCTCTGGAAGCGTCCGCGCCCCTGCCGCCCGTGGTGGGCGCGGAAGGCCCGGTCTGGGCGCTGTTCAAGCCCGCCGGTCTCCCCACGCATCCGGGCACCGGGCACAGTGACAGTCTGGCTACCCGTCTGGCCGACCACTACGCCCAGGCCGCCTTCAAACCCACGCCCGCCCACCGGCTGGACAAGGACACCTCCGGCATTCTGCTGGTGGCCGCCACGTTCTCGGCTTTGCGCGAGCTCCAGGAGGCCATCCGCCAACGGAGCCTGATCAAGGAATACGTGGTCTGGGTGCGCGGACGCTGGCCCTGGCCCGAAGCCCGCCTGCTGCGTCACCAGTTGCGCAAGGGCCTGGAACGCGGCTTTGAAAAGATGAGGGCCGTGCTCACCGCCGCCGGGGAGGAACGCGCCCTGGAAGCCCTGTGTCTGGCCCGGCCCCTGCGCATACGTGAGAACGAAAGCCTGCTGCTGATCCGCCTGTTCACGGGCAGGACGCATCAGATCAGAGTGCAGCTGGCGAGCCTGGGGCATCCCGTGCTGGGCGACGTCAAATACGGACCACCGGAACAGCGCGTTGGGGCGGGTCCCATGTACCTGCACGCCCTGCGCGTGATCCTGCCCGGAGGGCGGATTTTCGCCTGCCTGCCGGACTGGGACGCAGAGCATGCCGTGGGCGTCCTGCCGGAAGTCATGCCCGTCCCGGCGGAACACCAAGGGCAGATTAACGTCGAGAATTGA
- a CDS encoding branched-chain amino acid ABC transporter substrate-binding protein — MKRGMTLLAAMAFCVAMTAPALAADPIKIGVQGAHSGDLASYGVPSLNAAKLVIDDANAAGGVLGGKVEVVSQDDQCKPEMATNAATKLISDKVAVVIGPICSGPTKAALPLFQDANLIAVSPTATTPGLTEDGKHPLFFRTVANDNAQARLTSDFMLNKLKAKKVAYLHDNGDYGKGFADNNRVFMEKGGAETVLFEAVTPDAVDFSAVVRKLRRAKPDIVVFGGYQPVASKLIQQMRRDRLTTPFIGPDGVKDETFLKMTGKDSEGVYASYPKDTSTLPEYKKAREAHVKAYGSEPGFGYYNAYAAAQCLLAAIEKAGGTDTAKIKEVLRTNPVDTPLGKISFNEKGDAAGMALSVYQVKNGKFVELDHSLTLQ, encoded by the coding sequence ATGAAAAGAGGCATGACCTTGCTTGCGGCAATGGCTTTCTGCGTGGCGATGACCGCGCCCGCGCTGGCTGCGGATCCCATTAAAATCGGCGTCCAGGGCGCCCATTCCGGCGATCTGGCCTCCTACGGCGTGCCCAGCCTGAACGCCGCCAAACTCGTCATTGACGACGCCAACGCCGCGGGCGGCGTGCTCGGCGGGAAGGTGGAAGTGGTCTCCCAGGACGACCAGTGCAAGCCTGAAATGGCGACCAACGCGGCCACCAAGCTGATTTCCGACAAAGTCGCCGTGGTCATCGGCCCCATCTGTTCCGGCCCCACCAAGGCCGCCCTGCCCCTGTTCCAGGACGCCAATCTTATCGCCGTGTCCCCCACGGCCACCACGCCCGGCCTGACCGAAGACGGCAAACATCCGCTCTTCTTCCGCACCGTGGCCAACGACAACGCCCAGGCCCGGCTGACCAGCGACTTCATGCTCAACAAGTTGAAGGCCAAAAAAGTCGCCTACCTGCATGACAACGGCGACTACGGCAAGGGTTTTGCCGACAACAACCGCGTGTTCATGGAAAAGGGCGGCGCGGAAACCGTGCTTTTTGAAGCCGTTACCCCTGACGCCGTGGACTTCTCCGCCGTGGTGCGCAAACTGCGCCGCGCCAAGCCCGACATCGTGGTTTTCGGCGGCTACCAGCCCGTGGCTTCCAAGCTGATCCAACAGATGCGCCGCGACCGCCTGACGACCCCGTTCATCGGCCCCGACGGCGTGAAGGACGAGACCTTCCTTAAAATGACCGGCAAGGACAGCGAAGGCGTATATGCCTCCTATCCCAAGGACACCAGCACCCTGCCCGAATACAAGAAGGCGCGTGAGGCCCACGTCAAGGCTTACGGCAGCGAGCCCGGCTTCGGTTACTATAACGCCTATGCCGCCGCCCAGTGCCTGCTGGCCGCCATTGAAAAGGCGGGCGGCACGGATACGGCCAAAATCAAGGAAGTCTTGCGCACCAACCCGGTGGACACCCCGCTGGGCAAGATCAGCTTCAACGAAAAGGGTGACGCCGCCGGCATGGCGCTCTCCGTCTATCAGGTCAAAAACGGCAAGTTCGTGGAGCTGGACCACAGCCTCACGCTTCAGTAG
- a CDS encoding diguanylate cyclase domain-containing protein — translation MVHSPRPTGCQIQLGSPDPLWEWHIPTDALFLSEGARRKLRLEKDVPTTMAAFVAHIPPDCLPSLHELLEGVLSGASGPMLELVYPFDDLLVRAGLLIVERNNEGRAVRGVGQYSVSETLAYRPPVTTGAGTPDTGYWQCSLTERTIRMDSRCCALLGYADPRPMVISPEQWRQRLHPEEGAASNCRYQLTLELPQWGDSIEDVLRVRLENGEYARFALHGTVLERDADGHAKELAGSLQRIDAASAPARGNSQDAGRLLLAINAAGDGLWDWDSATDEVYYSPRYLSMLGYTAEQFAGDLETWKKKIHPDDIHKIVPPQAALVESPRYGDSFECTYRIMRADGTWAWILGRGYVTHRDVNGRATRLVGLHTDITTTQGDRAKLEDMVRNDALTGLRSRTFFNMEVERIEQNHIRPVSVIACDVNGLKLINDYLGHATGDTLLADAALLLRRSLRATDCIARMGGDEFTILLPSCPEETALKILFELQRTFEEHNSAPDAMPLLLAFGCASVKSADMPLSRTLVEADREMLRQKHAQRGAAHEKIKEWIERNKNVTVCLEDCRYI, via the coding sequence ATGGTCCACTCGCCCCGCCCCACAGGTTGCCAGATACAACTCGGTTCGCCTGACCCGTTGTGGGAATGGCATATTCCCACGGACGCGCTTTTTCTGAGCGAGGGCGCCCGCCGCAAGCTGCGTCTTGAAAAAGATGTTCCGACCACCATGGCGGCTTTTGTGGCGCACATTCCGCCGGACTGCCTGCCTTCGCTGCACGAGTTGCTGGAAGGCGTGCTGAGCGGGGCCAGCGGGCCCATGCTGGAACTGGTCTACCCCTTTGACGACCTGCTCGTACGCGCCGGCCTGCTGATTGTGGAACGGAATAACGAAGGCCGCGCCGTGCGCGGCGTCGGCCAGTACAGCGTCTCCGAAACCCTGGCCTACCGCCCCCCAGTGACTACCGGCGCTGGCACGCCGGACACGGGCTACTGGCAGTGCTCCCTGACGGAACGGACCATCCGCATGGACAGCCGCTGTTGCGCCCTGCTCGGCTATGCCGACCCCCGGCCGATGGTCATCAGCCCGGAACAATGGCGGCAACGTCTGCACCCGGAAGAAGGGGCAGCCTCGAACTGCCGCTATCAGCTCACCCTGGAACTGCCCCAGTGGGGCGACAGCATTGAGGACGTGTTGCGCGTCCGCCTGGAAAACGGCGAATACGCGCGCTTCGCCCTGCACGGCACCGTCCTGGAACGCGACGCCGACGGCCACGCCAAGGAGCTGGCCGGCAGCCTGCAACGCATCGACGCCGCCAGCGCTCCCGCGCGGGGCAACTCCCAGGACGCGGGCCGCCTGCTGCTGGCCATCAACGCCGCGGGCGACGGCCTCTGGGATTGGGATTCCGCCACCGATGAAGTCTATTACAGCCCGCGCTATCTCTCCATGCTGGGGTACACGGCGGAACAGTTTGCCGGTGATCTTGAAACCTGGAAAAAAAAGATCCATCCGGACGACATCCACAAAATCGTGCCGCCGCAGGCGGCTCTGGTGGAGTCGCCGCGCTACGGCGATTCTTTTGAATGCACCTACAGGATAATGCGCGCCGACGGCACCTGGGCCTGGATACTGGGACGCGGCTATGTGACCCATCGCGACGTCAACGGCAGGGCCACACGTCTTGTGGGCCTGCATACGGACATCACCACCACCCAGGGCGACAGGGCCAAACTGGAGGACATGGTCAGGAACGACGCCCTCACCGGCCTGCGCAGCCGCACCTTTTTCAATATGGAAGTGGAGCGCATCGAGCAGAACCATATCCGTCCGGTGAGCGTTATCGCCTGCGACGTCAACGGTCTCAAGCTGATCAACGACTATCTGGGCCACGCCACCGGCGACACGCTGCTGGCGGACGCGGCCCTGCTGCTGCGCCGCTCCCTGCGGGCCACGGACTGCATCGCCCGCATGGGCGGCGACGAATTCACCATTCTGCTCCCCAGCTGCCCCGAAGAAACCGCCCTGAAAATCCTGTTCGAGCTTCAACGCACCTTTGAGGAGCACAACAGCGCGCCCGACGCCATGCCCCTGCTTCTGGCCTTCGGCTGCGCCAGCGTGAAAAGCGCGGACATGCCGCTTTCCCGGACTCTGGTGGAGGCCGACAGGGAAATGCTGCGTCAAAAGCACGCCCAGCGCGGCGCGGCCCATGAAAAAATCAAGGAATGGATCGAGCGCAATAAAAATGTGACCGTCTGCCTTGAAGACTGCCGCTACATCTGA
- a CDS encoding branched-chain amino acid ABC transporter permease, whose product MDIQFFIELFFGGLTRGSIYALIALGYTLVYGIIELINFAHGEIYMLGAFTALLVAGVLGVYGFPAAGILIIAALAAVIWCAAYGFTLEKVAYKPLRGAPRLSPLISAIGMSIFLQNYVLLAQTSDFVPFPRLLPEMEFLEYVNYVMGPSDFLILLVSTLAMVALSLFIRFTRMGKAMRATAQNRKMALLLGINADWIISLTFIIGSGLAALGGVLIASHMGQVNFGIGFLAGLKAFTAAVLGGIGSIPGAMVGGLVLGLAESFTTGYFSGNYEDILAFGILILILIFRPDGILGKAKVQKV is encoded by the coding sequence ATGGACATCCAATTTTTCATAGAGCTCTTTTTCGGCGGGCTGACCAGGGGCAGCATCTACGCGCTGATTGCTCTGGGCTATACTCTGGTATACGGCATCATCGAGCTCATCAACTTCGCCCACGGTGAAATCTATATGCTCGGCGCATTTACGGCCCTGCTGGTGGCCGGTGTTCTGGGCGTCTACGGCTTCCCGGCCGCAGGCATCCTGATCATAGCCGCGCTGGCCGCTGTGATCTGGTGCGCGGCCTACGGCTTCACCCTGGAAAAAGTGGCCTACAAGCCCCTGCGCGGCGCGCCGCGCCTTTCCCCGCTGATTTCAGCCATCGGCATGTCCATTTTTCTGCAGAACTACGTGCTGCTGGCTCAGACCTCCGACTTTGTGCCCTTTCCCCGCCTGTTGCCGGAAATGGAATTTCTGGAATACGTCAACTACGTCATGGGCCCCAGCGACTTTCTGATTCTGCTGGTCAGCACCCTGGCCATGGTGGCGCTGTCGCTCTTCATCCGCTTCACGCGCATGGGCAAAGCCATGCGGGCCACGGCCCAGAACCGCAAAATGGCCCTGCTGCTGGGCATCAACGCCGACTGGATCATTTCCCTGACCTTCATCATCGGTTCGGGACTGGCCGCGTTGGGCGGCGTGCTGATCGCCTCGCACATGGGCCAGGTCAACTTCGGCATCGGCTTCCTCGCCGGGCTCAAGGCCTTTACCGCGGCGGTGCTCGGCGGCATCGGCTCCATCCCCGGGGCCATGGTGGGCGGCCTTGTGCTGGGCTTGGCCGAGAGCTTCACCACCGGCTATTTCTCCGGCAACTACGAGGATATTCTGGCCTTCGGCATTCTGATCCTGATTCTGATTTTCCGCCCCGACGGCATTCTGGGCAAAGCCAAGGTACAGAAGGTGTAG
- the livM gene encoding high-affinity branched-chain amino acid ABC transporter permease LivM, which yields MRRVFKAVLTAIWFMALTLPVMGIKLNTLENSVTWRFDRILWLGAGVFVLAVIWDWCFSRKAKGLPLVALPEGLGAGLHLLAGRPRLKAGGLVVLALFMLVMPLVSSFYQTNIMISALLYVMLALGLNIVVGLAGQLVLGYVAFYAVGAYAYGLLYQFFGWGFWACLPVGGVMAVLFGLALGFPVLRLRGDYLAIVTLGFGEIVRLGLQNWTSLTGGPRGISEIPRPGFFGMEMDINTSTTYVYYLVLAAVVITIIVISRLKNSRVGLALQALREDEIAGEAMGIDITRVKLSAFALGSCWAGFAGVIFAAKTTYINPSSFTFMESAMILSMVVLGGMGSIAGVAIAAMILILAPEYLRAFSEYRMLIFGAIMVIMMIFRPQGLISGERRRYRISALHGAHNGGRS from the coding sequence ATGCGGCGCGTATTCAAGGCCGTGCTCACGGCAATCTGGTTCATGGCGCTGACCCTGCCGGTCATGGGCATCAAGCTCAACACGCTGGAGAACAGCGTGACCTGGCGTTTCGACCGTATTCTCTGGTTGGGCGCTGGCGTTTTCGTCCTGGCCGTCATCTGGGACTGGTGTTTCTCGCGCAAGGCCAAGGGGCTGCCCCTGGTGGCTCTGCCCGAAGGCCTCGGCGCGGGCCTGCATCTCCTGGCCGGACGGCCCCGGCTCAAGGCGGGCGGGCTGGTTGTCCTGGCCCTGTTCATGCTGGTCATGCCGCTGGTCAGTTCCTTTTATCAGACCAATATCATGATCTCGGCCCTGCTCTACGTCATGCTGGCCCTGGGCCTGAATATCGTGGTGGGCTTGGCGGGCCAGCTGGTGCTGGGCTATGTGGCCTTTTACGCCGTGGGCGCATATGCCTATGGCCTGCTCTACCAGTTCTTCGGCTGGGGCTTCTGGGCCTGTCTGCCCGTGGGCGGCGTGATGGCCGTGCTTTTCGGCCTGGCCCTGGGCTTTCCCGTGCTGCGCCTGCGCGGCGACTACCTGGCAATCGTCACTCTGGGCTTCGGCGAAATAGTACGCCTGGGCCTCCAGAACTGGACCAGTCTTACCGGCGGGCCGCGCGGCATCAGCGAGATTCCCCGGCCCGGCTTCTTCGGCATGGAGATGGACATCAACACTTCCACCACCTATGTTTATTACTTGGTGCTGGCGGCGGTGGTCATCACCATTATCGTGATCTCGCGACTTAAAAATTCGCGGGTGGGACTGGCCCTGCAGGCCCTGCGCGAGGACGAGATCGCCGGTGAGGCCATGGGCATCGACATCACCCGGGTCAAGCTCTCGGCCTTTGCCCTGGGCTCCTGCTGGGCCGGGTTCGCGGGCGTGATCTTCGCGGCCAAGACCACCTACATCAATCCCTCCAGCTTCACCTTCATGGAGTCGGCCATGATTCTCTCCATGGTGGTGCTGGGCGGCATGGGCTCCATCGCGGGCGTGGCCATCGCGGCCATGATCCTGATTCTGGCCCCGGAATATCTGCGCGCTTTTTCCGAATACCGCATGCTGATTTTCGGCGCGATCATGGTGATCATGATGATTTTCCGGCCCCAGGGCCTGATCAGCGGCGAGCGCCGCCGCTACAGAATCAGCGCCCTGCACGGGGCCCACAACGGAGGCCGGTCATGA
- a CDS encoding energy-coupling factor transporter transmembrane component T family protein encodes MFDQPFVRPSPLQAIDPRVRLALAALTAVCLALLQNLTACWLGLALGTVLLAVARPPLLPLLRRLATVNLFILFLWCVTPWTTPGAVLAQWGIFAVSVEGVRLSLLVSIKSNAIVCVFLALVANMDSPTVGHAMERLCCPRKLVFLFLFTGRYVHVLATEWQTLNVAARLRGFTPRTNLHTYRTLASLLGLLLVRSYERSLRVREAMLLRGFEGRFRSVAVFRARPVDALFALGLLLCLAGIVWTEYEGGPHV; translated from the coding sequence GTGTTCGACCAGCCCTTTGTCCGACCGTCGCCCCTCCAGGCCATTGACCCGCGCGTGCGCCTGGCGCTCGCCGCACTGACCGCCGTATGTCTGGCCCTTTTGCAGAATCTGACGGCCTGCTGGCTGGGTCTGGCCCTGGGGACGGTTCTGTTGGCGGTTGCCCGTCCTCCGTTACTGCCCCTGTTGCGACGGCTGGCGACAGTAAACCTCTTTATTCTCTTTCTCTGGTGCGTGACGCCCTGGACCACGCCGGGCGCGGTTCTGGCCCAATGGGGCATCTTTGCCGTCAGCGTCGAGGGCGTGCGTCTCTCCCTGCTGGTGAGCATCAAATCCAACGCCATTGTCTGCGTTTTTCTGGCCCTGGTCGCCAACATGGATTCGCCCACCGTGGGCCATGCCATGGAACGGCTGTGCTGCCCCCGGAAACTGGTTTTTCTCTTTCTGTTCACGGGCCGCTATGTACACGTGCTGGCCACGGAATGGCAGACGCTCAACGTGGCCGCGCGCCTGCGCGGCTTTACGCCGCGCACCAACCTGCACACCTACCGCACATTGGCCTCCCTGCTGGGTCTCCTGCTGGTACGCAGCTACGAGCGCTCCTTGCGCGTGCGCGAGGCCATGCTGCTGCGCGGCTTCGAGGGCCGATTCCGGTCCGTGGCCGTGTTTCGCGCCCGCCCCGTGGACGCGCTGTTCGCCCTGGGCCTGCTGCTCTGTCTGGCGGGCATTGTCTGGACGGAGTATGAAGGAGGCCCGCATGTCTGA
- a CDS encoding ABC transporter ATP-binding protein: MTPVLEVSGLSQDFGGLRALSDLDLHVDANEIVALIGPNGAGKTTFFNCVTGIYTPTEGKMYLYDADAEKHLLNGKKPHKITAMGMARTFQNIRLFSDMTVLENVMVGRHCRTRAGIWGALSRNGRTRREEQESIDISYALLESLHLQDLWNERARNLAYGAQRRLEIARALATEPRMLLLDEPAAGMNPQETHELEILVRGIRDARNLSILLIEHDMSMVMSLSDRIYVMEYGSCIASGKPGEVRANPRVIKAYLGESDA; this comes from the coding sequence ATGACGCCGGTTCTGGAAGTTTCGGGTCTTTCCCAGGATTTCGGCGGGCTGCGCGCCTTGAGCGATCTGGACCTGCATGTGGACGCCAATGAGATCGTGGCCCTGATCGGCCCCAACGGCGCGGGCAAGACCACATTTTTCAACTGCGTCACCGGCATCTACACGCCTACCGAAGGCAAGATGTATCTCTATGACGCCGACGCCGAAAAACATCTGCTCAACGGCAAGAAACCGCACAAGATCACGGCCATGGGCATGGCCCGCACGTTCCAGAACATCCGCCTGTTCAGCGACATGACCGTGCTGGAAAACGTCATGGTGGGCCGCCACTGCCGCACCCGCGCGGGCATCTGGGGCGCGCTGTCGCGCAACGGGCGAACCCGCCGCGAAGAGCAGGAAAGCATCGACATCAGCTATGCCCTGCTGGAAAGCCTGCATTTGCAGGATCTCTGGAATGAACGGGCCCGCAACCTGGCTTACGGCGCGCAACGCCGCCTGGAGATCGCCCGCGCCCTGGCGACCGAACCGCGCATGCTGCTCTTGGACGAACCGGCCGCAGGCATGAACCCCCAGGAAACCCACGAACTGGAAATTCTGGTGCGCGGCATCCGCGACGCCCGCAACCTTTCCATTTTGCTCATCGAGCACGACATGAGTATGGTCATGTCTCTTTCAGACCGCATCTACGTCATGGAATACGGTTCCTGCATCGCCTCGGGCAAGCCCGGGGAAGTGCGCGCCAACCCGCGCGTGATCAAGGCCTATTTGGGAGAAAGCGATGCTTGA